The proteins below are encoded in one region of Anaerobaca lacustris:
- a CDS encoding NADH:ubiquinone reductase (Na(+)-transporting) subunit E: MNVGAEIWQAVTVCVAAVFTQNILLAYFLGLCPFIGVSREVKTAFGLGLAVIFVMTTTTLLNWLAYHYVLQPLGLEFFRFILFIVIIAAFVQFVEMAIERFSPFLYQQLGVFLPLITVNCAILGASLFMVIRDYSFIVTIGYGLGSGVGWFLAIMAMAGIRQKLANERIPPGLQGPGITLIIAGLMALAFIGFTGVLQGR, encoded by the coding sequence ATGAACGTCGGAGCCGAAATCTGGCAGGCGGTGACGGTGTGCGTCGCGGCCGTGTTCACGCAGAACATCCTGCTGGCGTACTTCCTCGGCCTGTGTCCCTTCATCGGCGTCTCGCGCGAGGTCAAGACGGCCTTCGGCCTCGGTCTGGCGGTGATCTTCGTCATGACGACCACGACGCTGCTGAATTGGCTGGCGTATCATTATGTCCTTCAGCCCCTGGGCCTGGAGTTCTTCCGCTTCATCCTGTTCATCGTCATCATCGCGGCGTTCGTGCAGTTCGTGGAGATGGCGATCGAGCGGTTCTCGCCGTTTCTCTATCAGCAGCTTGGCGTGTTCCTGCCGTTGATCACGGTCAACTGCGCCATTCTGGGCGCGTCGCTGTTCATGGTGATTCGCGACTACTCGTTCATCGTCACCATCGGCTACGGCCTGGGCAGTGGCGTCGGCTGGTTCCTGGCGATCATGGCGATGGCCGGCATCCGACAGAAGCTCGCCAACGAGCGGATCCCCCCCGGTTTGCAGGGGCCGGGGATCACGCTGATCATCGCCGGCCTGATGGCGCTGGCGTTCATCGGGTTCACCGGCGTGCTCCAGGGAAGATGA
- a CDS encoding NADH:ubiquinone reductase (Na(+)-transporting) subunit F — protein MIASTLIAVLVVSLIAGALAAVLVVAEYYLANYGPCKITVNDEKELTVEGGKDLLALLTAQKLFIPSACGGRATCGLCKVKVLEGAGPLLPTEEPYLDKAERESNVRLACQVKVRSDLKIEIPKELFAIQEYTCRCAKIIDLTHDMKLFRLELTDPAAIDYIPGQYVQLRTPPYGKSRKEVYRAYSIASDPAEKGIVELIIRLVPGGICTTYCFEHLEEGDQMRFNGPYGDFQLSESQAPMVFIAGGSGMAPIKNMLHHMKNIASPRKALYYFGANAVKELCLTDLMRQFESELADFRFVPVVASTQDNPEWDGETGLVTEAVRRGLADASQHEAYLCGSPGMIDACVKVLMDLGMPETSIFYDKFA, from the coding sequence ATGATAGCGTCTACTCTCATCGCGGTCCTGGTCGTCAGCCTCATCGCAGGGGCCCTCGCGGCCGTTCTGGTCGTTGCGGAATACTACCTGGCCAACTACGGCCCGTGCAAAATCACCGTCAACGACGAGAAAGAGCTTACCGTCGAGGGAGGCAAGGACCTGCTCGCGCTCCTGACGGCGCAGAAGCTGTTCATCCCGAGCGCCTGCGGCGGCCGCGCCACGTGCGGGCTCTGCAAGGTCAAGGTTCTCGAAGGGGCCGGTCCGCTGCTGCCGACCGAGGAACCTTACCTCGACAAGGCCGAGCGGGAATCGAACGTCCGGCTGGCCTGTCAGGTCAAGGTCCGCAGCGACCTGAAGATCGAGATCCCCAAGGAGCTTTTCGCCATCCAGGAATACACCTGCCGATGCGCGAAAATCATCGATCTGACGCACGACATGAAGCTGTTCCGTCTGGAACTGACCGATCCGGCGGCGATCGACTACATTCCGGGCCAGTACGTGCAGTTGCGAACGCCGCCATACGGGAAGAGCCGAAAGGAAGTCTACCGAGCCTACTCGATCGCCTCCGACCCGGCCGAGAAGGGCATCGTCGAACTGATCATTCGCCTTGTGCCGGGTGGGATCTGCACGACGTATTGCTTCGAGCACCTCGAGGAAGGCGACCAGATGCGATTCAACGGCCCTTACGGGGACTTTCAACTCTCGGAGTCGCAGGCCCCGATGGTGTTCATCGCCGGCGGTTCGGGCATGGCCCCGATCAAGAACATGCTGCACCACATGAAGAACATCGCCAGCCCGCGCAAGGCGCTGTACTACTTCGGCGCCAACGCGGTCAAGGAGCTGTGCCTGACCGATCTGATGCGGCAGTTCGAGTCGGAGCTGGCTGATTTTCGCTTTGTGCCGGTCGTCGCCTCGACGCAGGACAACCCCGAATGGGACGGAGAGACTGGCCTGGTGACCGAAGCCGTTCGCAGGGGCCTGGCCGATGCCTCGCAGCATGAGGCGTATCTGTGCGGCAGTCCGGGCATGATCGACGCCTGCGTCAAGGTCCTGATGGACTTGGGCATGCCCGAGACGAGCATTTTCTACGACAAGTTCGCGTAG
- a CDS encoding AAA family ATPase, whose product MHLSRIVFHPDTYPTREHYPFNLDIFHRSAEIVLDRPVTMFVGENGTGKSTLLEAVARKAGIHIWQDYGRTRFQYNPYENKFHRCISVEWADGRVPGSFFGSSVFHDFARILDEWAAADPALLEYFGGKSLLTQSHGQSIMSFFKARYEIKGLYLMDEPETALSPATQIALLKLLARMAAAGHAQFIITTHSPILLACPGATVYSFDQIPIQPIAYEQTPHYQTYKDFMSDPHKYCNDHQ is encoded by the coding sequence ATGCACCTGAGCCGTATCGTCTTTCATCCGGACACATACCCGACCCGCGAGCACTATCCGTTCAATCTCGACATCTTCCATCGAAGCGCAGAGATCGTTCTCGATCGCCCCGTGACGATGTTCGTCGGCGAGAACGGCACGGGCAAATCGACGCTGCTCGAAGCGGTGGCGCGCAAGGCCGGCATCCACATCTGGCAGGATTACGGCCGGACGCGATTTCAGTACAATCCCTACGAGAATAAGTTCCATCGGTGCATCTCGGTGGAATGGGCCGACGGTCGTGTGCCCGGCTCGTTTTTCGGATCGTCGGTGTTCCATGACTTCGCCCGCATCCTCGATGAATGGGCGGCCGCCGACCCGGCCCTGCTCGAATACTTCGGCGGCAAATCGCTGCTGACCCAGTCGCACGGCCAGTCGATCATGTCGTTCTTCAAGGCTCGCTACGAGATCAAGGGGCTCTATCTGATGGACGAGCCGGAGACGGCGCTGTCGCCCGCGACGCAGATCGCGCTGCTGAAGCTGCTCGCCCGGATGGCGGCCGCCGGACACGCGCAGTTCATCATCACCACGCACTCGCCCATCCTGCTGGCCTGTCCCGGTGCGACCGTCTACAGCTTCGACCAGATTCCCATCCAGCCCATCGCGTATGAACAGACGCCGCACTATCAGACGTATAAGGACTTCATGAGCGATCCGCACAAGTATTGCAACGATCACCAATGA
- a CDS encoding cellulase family glycosylhydrolase encodes MTARRHDFRIPMISLAVCASLASLCWAAGDKGLERIRVSDDGRHFVGAESGRRFIAWGVNYDRDDDGRLLEDYWQDEWPTVVEDFGEIKALGANVVRIHLQLGRFMKTPQEPDKASLARLADLAKLAERTGLYLNITGLGCYHKQDVPAWYDAMNESERWDVQARFWEAVAKTCAQSDAIFCYDLMNEPILPGGDKVETDWLAGDFAGKHFVQRIALDLAGRSREEVARAWVDALVAAIRKHDARSMVTVGVIPWAMTWPKAKPLFYSDEVGENLDFVSVHFYPERGEIDKALTALAVYDVGKPLVIEEMFPLRCSLNEMDAFIDGSRQIADGYISFYWGKTAEEYSREPHDIKAMLIRGWLEYFQTKTPDILDTPSRRD; translated from the coding sequence ATGACCGCAAGGCGACACGATTTCAGAATACCGATGATCTCGCTGGCCGTCTGCGCATCCCTGGCGTCCCTGTGCTGGGCGGCCGGAGACAAGGGTTTGGAGCGGATTCGCGTCAGCGACGACGGGAGGCATTTCGTCGGCGCTGAATCCGGCCGGCGATTCATCGCCTGGGGCGTCAACTATGACCGTGACGACGACGGACGCCTGCTCGAAGACTACTGGCAGGATGAATGGCCGACCGTCGTCGAGGACTTCGGCGAGATCAAGGCGCTCGGCGCCAACGTCGTGCGGATTCACTTGCAGCTTGGCCGATTCATGAAGACGCCGCAGGAGCCCGACAAGGCGTCCCTGGCGCGATTGGCCGACCTCGCCAAGCTGGCCGAGCGGACGGGGCTCTATCTCAACATCACCGGTCTGGGCTGCTATCACAAGCAGGATGTGCCCGCCTGGTACGATGCGATGAACGAGTCCGAGCGATGGGACGTTCAGGCGCGCTTCTGGGAGGCGGTCGCAAAAACCTGTGCGCAGAGCGATGCGATCTTTTGCTACGACCTGATGAACGAGCCAATCCTGCCCGGCGGCGATAAGGTCGAGACCGACTGGCTGGCAGGTGACTTTGCGGGCAAGCATTTCGTCCAGCGGATCGCGCTCGATCTGGCCGGACGCAGCCGGGAAGAGGTGGCCAGGGCCTGGGTCGATGCGCTCGTCGCCGCCATCCGCAAGCACGATGCCCGAAGCATGGTCACGGTCGGCGTGATCCCGTGGGCGATGACCTGGCCAAAGGCCAAGCCGCTGTTCTATTCAGATGAGGTCGGCGAGAATCTGGATTTCGTCAGCGTGCATTTCTATCCGGAGAGAGGCGAAATCGACAAGGCCCTGACGGCGCTGGCCGTCTACGACGTCGGAAAGCCTCTGGTGATCGAGGAGATGTTCCCCCTTCGTTGCAGCCTCAACGAGATGGACGCCTTCATCGACGGCTCACGGCAGATCGCCGACGGCTACATCAGCTTCTACTGGGGCAAGACCGCCGAGGAATACAGCCGCGAGCCGCACGACATCAAAGCCATGCTCATCCGCGGCTGGCTCGAATACTTCCAGACCAAAACCCCTGATATCCTCGACACGCCCAGCCGACGAGACTGA
- a CDS encoding DEAD/DEAH box helicase family protein: MKTFPSDIQFRKPWRRYQQRVLSELDDYLDDNHLHIVAAPGSGKTVLGLEVVRRLNRPTLIFTPTVAIRDQWIDRLVGLFSDHGPGLPDWVSRDIRDPRFLTVSTYQGLHSVYSGQMEQEEDQQPQPAGEKAGKDGPRSARKAALLKKLSALDVRTLVLDEAHHLRNEWWRCLIDVKKNLNEPTVVALTATAPFDVSPFEWDRYVDLCGSIDAEITVPELVQEKNLCPHQDYVYISTPLRAEQAELAEFRRQVDASVKALTDNEGFIQALEGDRRVVEPGTHIEEILADPGFYSSVAIFLNHVRGRPPKKLLAAIGFSRRKCPPLTLEWLEVLLTGCLYRHAKSFEAHKGLFQQIARDLKRIGAIERRTVSLRSTSRTARLLTRSASKLKSIEDIVEIESQSLGSALRMVVLTDFVRSADFPRDPTDAKDLKRLGVVPIFEQIRRSKASDVRLGILTGTLTVVPADTQESLRAIGADLGIDSGSIAFKPLAHDERFCEVVVRGADKQKTVALVTNLFRQGGLTVLVGTTSLLGEGWDAPSVNALILASFVGSYMLSNQMRGRAIRTEEGNPTKTANIWHLVCQEAGVAELGEDLDTLIRRFKAFVGVSFKSSTIESGLSRLGIGSPPYDAARIDQINATMTQQARDRNGLRTRWELALGAARMGAMAEEVTTSLLALPRDFVVTRTVLAVLWQVWFWGVSAFSIWMSRSAASWPLRALMLLLAAVSALAAVAALPKFFKALWLLLRHGSAASSMKQIGNALLKALVGRASPHDKASGDARSTSRLRVIAQRRDDGLVACSVKGGSTRERSVFLEALQELLGPIDDPRYLLVRKSPLGPFMRKDYHAVPKVLAKNKESAEHFRRMWARHIGPCEILYTRNPQGRQMLLKARAQSLSAAFRRRTDRIRTWQ; the protein is encoded by the coding sequence GTGAAAACATTTCCTTCGGACATCCAGTTCCGCAAGCCCTGGCGTCGCTACCAGCAGCGGGTGCTGTCGGAACTGGACGACTACCTTGATGACAACCATCTGCACATCGTCGCCGCGCCCGGCTCGGGCAAGACGGTGCTGGGCCTGGAGGTGGTCCGTCGGCTGAACCGGCCCACGTTGATCTTCACCCCGACCGTCGCCATCCGCGACCAGTGGATCGACCGGCTCGTCGGCCTGTTCAGCGATCACGGTCCGGGTCTGCCCGACTGGGTCTCCCGGGACATTCGCGACCCGCGATTTCTCACCGTCTCGACCTATCAGGGCCTGCACAGCGTCTACTCGGGCCAGATGGAGCAAGAGGAAGACCAGCAACCGCAGCCGGCCGGCGAGAAAGCGGGCAAAGACGGCCCCCGATCGGCTCGGAAGGCCGCTCTGCTGAAGAAGCTCAGCGCGCTGGACGTTCGCACGCTCGTGCTCGACGAGGCGCACCACCTGAGGAATGAGTGGTGGCGGTGTCTGATCGATGTGAAGAAGAACCTGAACGAGCCGACGGTCGTCGCGCTGACCGCCACCGCGCCGTTCGACGTCTCGCCGTTCGAGTGGGACCGCTACGTCGATCTGTGCGGCTCGATCGACGCGGAGATCACCGTGCCCGAACTGGTGCAGGAGAAGAACCTCTGCCCGCACCAGGATTACGTGTACATCTCGACACCGCTGCGGGCCGAGCAGGCCGAGCTCGCCGAGTTCCGCCGCCAGGTCGATGCTTCCGTCAAGGCGCTGACCGACAATGAGGGGTTCATCCAGGCCCTCGAAGGCGACCGCCGCGTCGTCGAGCCTGGAACGCACATCGAGGAGATCCTCGCCGATCCGGGTTTCTATTCGAGCGTCGCCATCTTCCTCAACCACGTTCGCGGCCGGCCGCCCAAAAAGCTGCTGGCCGCGATCGGCTTCTCGCGGCGCAAGTGTCCCCCGCTGACGCTCGAATGGCTGGAGGTCCTGCTGACCGGCTGCCTCTACCGCCACGCCAAATCGTTCGAAGCCCACAAGGGTCTGTTCCAGCAGATCGCGCGCGACCTCAAGCGGATCGGTGCGATCGAGCGGCGGACGGTAAGCCTGCGGAGCACGAGCCGGACCGCTCGACTGCTGACGCGAAGCGCCTCGAAGCTCAAGAGCATCGAGGACATCGTTGAGATCGAGAGCCAATCCCTCGGCTCGGCTCTGCGGATGGTCGTCCTGACCGATTTCGTTCGCAGCGCCGATTTCCCCAGGGACCCGACCGACGCCAAAGACCTCAAGCGGCTGGGCGTCGTGCCGATCTTCGAGCAGATTCGCCGCAGCAAGGCCTCCGACGTGCGGCTCGGCATCCTCACGGGAACGCTGACCGTCGTCCCTGCGGATACGCAGGAGTCGCTGCGAGCAATCGGCGCGGACCTTGGAATCGACTCCGGCAGCATCGCCTTCAAGCCGCTGGCCCACGACGAGCGGTTCTGCGAGGTCGTCGTTCGCGGCGCCGACAAGCAGAAGACCGTCGCGCTTGTCACGAACCTGTTCCGCCAGGGCGGCCTCACCGTGCTGGTCGGGACCACCTCGCTGCTCGGCGAGGGATGGGACGCGCCGTCGGTCAACGCGCTGATCCTCGCCAGCTTCGTCGGCTCGTACATGCTCAGCAACCAGATGCGCGGCCGAGCCATCCGGACCGAAGAGGGCAACCCCACCAAGACCGCCAACATCTGGCATCTGGTCTGCCAGGAGGCCGGCGTCGCCGAGCTGGGAGAGGACCTCGATACACTAATCCGCCGGTTCAAGGCCTTCGTCGGCGTCTCGTTCAAGAGCAGTACGATCGAAAGCGGCTTGTCCCGGCTCGGCATCGGCAGCCCTCCCTACGATGCGGCGCGGATCGACCAGATCAACGCGACCATGACGCAGCAGGCGCGGGATCGCAACGGGCTGCGAACGCGATGGGAGCTGGCGCTCGGCGCTGCCCGCATGGGGGCCATGGCCGAAGAGGTCACGACCTCGCTGCTGGCGCTGCCGCGCGACTTCGTGGTCACGCGGACGGTCCTGGCGGTGCTGTGGCAGGTGTGGTTCTGGGGTGTGTCGGCCTTCTCGATCTGGATGTCCCGATCCGCCGCGTCCTGGCCGCTGCGGGCGCTGATGCTCCTGCTGGCGGCCGTTTCGGCCTTGGCGGCGGTGGCGGCGCTGCCGAAATTCTTCAAGGCCCTATGGCTGCTGTTGCGTCACGGCTCGGCCGCATCGAGCATGAAGCAGATCGGCAACGCCCTGCTCAAGGCCCTCGTAGGTCGTGCGTCCCCGCACGACAAGGCGAGCGGGGACGCTCGCTCCACATCACGGCTACGTGTGATCGCCCAACGCCGCGACGACGGCCTCGTCGCCTGCTCGGTCAAGGGCGGCAGCACGCGCGAGCGATCGGTCTTCCTCGAAGCCCTCCAGGAACTGCTCGGCCCCATCGACGATCCACGCTATCTGCTCGTGCGAAAGAGCCCGCTCGGCCCCTTCATGCGGAAAGACTACCACGCCGTGCCCAAGGTCCTCGCCAAGAACAAAGAGTCCGCCGAGCATTTCCGCCGGATGTGGGCCCGCCACATCGGCCCCTGCGAGATCCTCTACACCCGAAACCCGCAAGGCCGCCAGATGCTCCTCAAGGCCCGCGCCCAATCCCTCTCCGCCGCCTTCCGCCGCCGCACCGACCGCATCCGCACCTGGCAATGA
- a CDS encoding DUF1294 domain-containing protein, whose translation MTRHQPKKTFFWILAILVAVASILLWWLGLPGLYTYLTGVNAVTVVLYGYDKRQAVLRGGRVPEVILHLAALVGGSPGALLAQGLFRHKTQKVNFRMVFIGIIVVQILAVVGYWYFVFRAS comes from the coding sequence ATGACCAGACACCAGCCGAAGAAGACGTTCTTCTGGATTCTGGCGATTCTCGTCGCGGTCGCTTCCATTCTGCTCTGGTGGCTCGGCCTGCCGGGTCTGTACACCTATCTGACTGGAGTCAACGCCGTGACCGTGGTGCTCTATGGCTACGACAAGCGACAGGCCGTCCTGCGCGGAGGTCGCGTGCCGGAAGTGATTCTGCATCTGGCGGCATTGGTCGGGGGCAGCCCCGGCGCGTTACTGGCACAAGGGCTGTTCCGACACAAAACGCAGAAGGTCAACTTCAGGATGGTCTTCATCGGCATCATCGTGGTGCAGATTCTGGCGGTCGTCGGCTACTGGTATTTTGTTTTCCGGGCCTCATAG
- a CDS encoding 6-phosphofructokinase — protein sequence MAKARLKSIAVMTGGGDCPGLNAVIRAVTKTAINDHGLTVWGIQDGYLGFIENRIERLTYEQTSNILTVGGTILGSSNTSNPFQFPVATGGRTQMTDVSDCCIEHLKERNIDALVCIGGDGTMASAAKFAKKGLTVIGVPKTIDNDLAGTDVTFGFDTAVTTATEAIDKVHTTASSHQRVMIVEVMGRYAGWIALYAGAASGADVIILPEIPYKLDTVCQYVIGRSKKGKRFSIIVVSEGAKEKGGQMVVLKRVANSPDPIRLGGIGEKLAEDINRQTGLDCRAVVLGHIQRGGTPTPHDRTLATMFGHAAIELLAAGVKNRLVVWNGGGISSVPLASIAGKIKTVPRNHTLIKAAKAIGATFGV from the coding sequence ATGGCCAAAGCCAGACTGAAGTCGATCGCCGTGATGACGGGCGGAGGCGACTGCCCCGGCCTGAACGCCGTGATTCGGGCGGTGACCAAGACCGCCATCAACGACCACGGCCTGACCGTCTGGGGCATTCAGGACGGCTACCTCGGATTCATCGAGAACCGCATCGAGCGTCTGACCTACGAGCAGACCAGCAACATCCTCACCGTCGGCGGCACGATTCTGGGCAGCAGCAACACGTCCAATCCGTTCCAATTCCCCGTCGCGACGGGCGGACGGACGCAAATGACGGACGTCTCGGATTGCTGCATCGAGCATCTGAAAGAGCGTAACATCGACGCCCTGGTCTGCATCGGCGGCGACGGAACGATGGCCTCGGCGGCGAAGTTCGCCAAGAAGGGCCTGACCGTGATCGGCGTGCCCAAGACGATCGACAACGACCTGGCGGGTACCGACGTCACGTTCGGCTTCGATACGGCCGTCACGACGGCGACGGAGGCCATCGACAAGGTTCACACCACCGCCAGCTCGCACCAGCGCGTGATGATCGTCGAGGTGATGGGGCGCTACGCCGGCTGGATCGCGCTGTACGCCGGGGCCGCCAGCGGCGCCGATGTGATCATCCTCCCGGAAATTCCGTACAAACTCGACACCGTTTGCCAATACGTCATCGGGCGATCCAAGAAGGGCAAGCGATTCAGCATCATCGTCGTCTCCGAAGGGGCGAAGGAGAAAGGCGGGCAGATGGTCGTCCTCAAGCGCGTCGCGAACAGTCCCGACCCGATTCGCCTGGGCGGGATCGGCGAGAAGCTGGCCGAAGACATCAACCGGCAGACGGGCCTGGATTGCCGCGCGGTGGTCCTCGGACACATCCAGCGCGGCGGTACGCCGACCCCGCACGACCGGACGCTGGCGACGATGTTCGGCCACGCCGCGATCGAACTGTTGGCCGCCGGCGTCAAAAACCGCCTCGTGGTCTGGAACGGCGGCGGGATTTCCAGCGTCCCCCTGGCCAGTATCGCCGGCAAAATCAAAACCGTTCCGAGAAATCACACACTGATCAAGGCCGCCAAGGCCATCGGCGCGACCTTCGGCGTGTGA
- a CDS encoding chemotaxis protein CheX: MVITSSLKGVLLDSAKEVFESMVSMTLEETEGQRPDPTGVTLLGTITFAGNLEGCLGVCCDMAGARAIAAGMLCMDSPDELADEDLADAMGEIANMVMGAVKTRIQDNYQSILISIPSVVQGRELRRRPNDGMIQMATTTRVGAEHLVEFSLVYREAAGA, from the coding sequence ATGGTGATAACGTCGTCTCTCAAGGGTGTGCTGCTGGACAGCGCGAAGGAGGTTTTCGAGTCCATGGTCTCGATGACTTTGGAGGAGACGGAAGGGCAGAGACCGGACCCGACGGGAGTGACGTTGCTGGGTACGATCACGTTCGCCGGAAATCTCGAAGGCTGTCTGGGCGTCTGCTGCGACATGGCCGGCGCCCGCGCCATCGCCGCCGGCATGCTGTGTATGGACTCGCCGGACGAGCTGGCGGACGAAGACCTGGCCGACGCCATGGGCGAAATCGCCAACATGGTCATGGGAGCCGTCAAGACCCGCATTCAGGACAACTACCAGAGCATCCTGATCTCCATTCCATCGGTGGTCCAGGGCCGCGAACTACGCCGTCGTCCGAACGATGGAATGATTCAGATGGCCACGACCACACGCGTCGGGGCAGAGCACCTGGTGGAGTTCTCCCTGGTCTATCGGGAGGCCGCCGGCGCGTAG
- a CDS encoding YfcE family phosphodiesterase gives MRIGIISDTHDNHRGVRRAIEIFAEGGVECVLHAGDMTAPATAALFTELRCCRFVAVMGNCDADRVSLRGTVEAFGGEAYESCFDGSIDGRTVFMAHIPHSVRRAADSQAYDLVVYGHTHHQDVHRVGKTLIVNPGSARNWMAADGHVAIVDLADMSVTFESLV, from the coding sequence ATGCGAATTGGCATCATCTCCGACACACATGACAACCATCGCGGCGTCCGCCGGGCGATCGAGATCTTCGCCGAGGGCGGCGTCGAATGCGTCCTCCACGCCGGCGACATGACCGCGCCGGCCACGGCGGCGCTGTTCACCGAGCTTCGCTGCTGCCGATTCGTTGCGGTCATGGGCAACTGTGACGCGGACCGTGTCTCCCTCAGGGGGACCGTCGAGGCCTTTGGAGGCGAGGCGTATGAGTCGTGCTTCGACGGCTCGATCGACGGCAGGACCGTCTTCATGGCCCACATCCCCCATTCGGTCCGGCGGGCGGCCGACAGCCAGGCGTACGACCTGGTCGTCTATGGCCACACCCATCATCAGGACGTCCACCGTGTCGGCAAGACCCTGATCGTTAACCCGGGGTCGGCCAGGAACTGGATGGCCGCCGACGGTCACGTGGCCATCGTCGATCTGGCCGATATGAGCGTGACGTTCGAATCGCTGGTCTGA